One region of Hoeflea sp. 108 genomic DNA includes:
- a CDS encoding ABC transporter ATP-binding protein — protein MLMTVNQATATSVEQNAVVEARKLGLTFQTNDGPVRALSNVDLTINKGEFVSFIGPSGCGKTTFLRVIADLEKPTEGTISINGMSPEQAREARAYGYVFQAAALLPWRTIERNVGLPLEIIGLPKTEQQERIKRTMDLVNLSGFEKKYPWQLSGGMQQRASIARALAFDADLLLMDEPFGALDEIVRDHLNEQLLQLWRRTNKTICFVTHSIPEAVYLSTRIVVMSPRPGRVTDVIESTLPRERPLDIRETPEFLAIAARVRDGLRAGHSYED, from the coding sequence ATGCTCATGACAGTCAATCAAGCCACGGCGACAAGCGTCGAACAGAACGCCGTCGTCGAAGCCAGAAAACTGGGGCTGACCTTTCAGACCAATGACGGCCCGGTGAGGGCGCTTTCGAATGTCGACCTGACCATCAACAAGGGCGAGTTCGTCTCGTTTATCGGCCCCTCTGGCTGTGGCAAGACGACCTTCCTGCGTGTCATCGCCGATCTCGAAAAGCCGACCGAGGGCACCATCTCGATCAACGGCATGTCGCCCGAGCAGGCGCGCGAGGCGCGGGCCTATGGCTATGTCTTCCAGGCGGCGGCACTGCTGCCGTGGCGGACCATCGAGCGCAATGTGGGGCTGCCGCTCGAGATCATCGGCCTGCCCAAGACCGAGCAGCAGGAGCGCATCAAGCGCACCATGGACCTCGTCAATCTCTCGGGCTTCGAGAAGAAGTATCCCTGGCAGCTGTCCGGCGGCATGCAGCAGCGCGCCTCGATCGCGCGCGCGCTCGCTTTCGACGCCGACCTTTTGCTGATGGACGAGCCGTTCGGCGCGCTCGACGAGATCGTGCGCGACCATCTCAACGAGCAGCTTTTGCAGCTGTGGCGGCGGACCAACAAGACGATCTGCTTCGTCACCCACTCGATCCCGGAGGCGGTGTATCTGTCGACGCGCATCGTGGTGATGTCGCCGCGTCCAGGCCGTGTCACCGACGTGATCGAATCGACGCTGCCGCGCGAGCGGCCGCTCGACATCCGCGAGACGCCGGAGTTCCTGGCGATAGCGGCGCGTGTGCGCGATGGCCTCAGGGCCGGCCATTCCTACGAGGATTGA
- the hydA gene encoding dihydropyrimidinase — MSKVIRNGTIVTADRTWKADVLIQHGKIVAIGENLHADHEFDATGCYIMPGGIDPHTHLEMPFMGTYSADDFESGTRAALSGGTTMVVDFCLPSPGQSLLEALQMWDNKTSKACSDYSFHMAITWWGEQVFNEMAQVVDKGITSFKHFMAYKGALMVDDDEMYSSFKRCAELGALPLVHAENGDVVAQLSAKLLAEGNNGPEAHAYSRPPEVEGEATNRAIMIADMVGSPLYVVHTSCEQAHEAIRRARQKGMRVYGEPLIQHLVLDETEYFNKDWDHAARRVMSPPFRNKLHQDSLWAGLQAGSLQVVATDHCSFTTAQKRTGVGNFTKIPNGTGGLEDRMPVLWTKGVNTGRLTMNEFVAVTSTNIAKILNMYPKKGAIVEGADADIIVWDPKRKKTIAAKTQQSVIDYNVFEGIEVTGLPRFVFTRGELAIQEHEVRANPGHGEFVAREPHAAVNRALSQWKEITAPRKVERTGIPATGV, encoded by the coding sequence ATGAGCAAAGTCATCAGAAATGGCACCATCGTCACGGCCGACCGGACGTGGAAGGCCGACGTGCTGATCCAGCATGGCAAGATCGTCGCCATCGGCGAGAATCTGCACGCCGACCACGAGTTCGACGCTACCGGCTGCTACATCATGCCCGGTGGCATCGACCCGCATACCCATCTCGAAATGCCGTTCATGGGCACATATTCGGCCGACGACTTCGAGAGCGGCACGCGTGCGGCGCTGTCCGGCGGCACCACGATGGTGGTCGATTTCTGCCTGCCGTCGCCGGGGCAGTCGCTGCTCGAAGCGCTGCAGATGTGGGACAACAAGACCTCCAAGGCCTGTTCCGACTACTCTTTCCACATGGCGATCACCTGGTGGGGCGAACAGGTGTTCAACGAGATGGCCCAGGTCGTCGACAAGGGCATCACCTCGTTCAAGCACTTCATGGCCTACAAGGGCGCCCTGATGGTCGACGACGACGAGATGTATTCGTCGTTCAAGCGCTGCGCCGAGCTCGGCGCGCTGCCATTGGTCCATGCCGAGAATGGCGATGTGGTGGCTCAGCTGTCGGCCAAGCTTCTGGCCGAAGGCAACAACGGGCCCGAGGCGCATGCCTATTCGCGGCCGCCCGAGGTCGAGGGCGAGGCGACGAACCGCGCCATCATGATCGCCGACATGGTGGGCAGCCCGCTCTATGTCGTTCACACCTCCTGCGAGCAGGCGCATGAGGCGATCCGCCGGGCCCGGCAGAAGGGCATGCGCGTCTATGGCGAGCCGCTGATCCAGCACCTGGTGCTCGACGAGACCGAATATTTCAACAAGGATTGGGATCACGCCGCACGCAGGGTGATGAGCCCGCCCTTCCGCAACAAGCTGCACCAGGATTCCCTGTGGGCCGGCTTGCAGGCGGGCTCGCTGCAGGTGGTGGCGACCGACCATTGCTCGTTCACGACCGCGCAGAAGCGCACCGGCGTCGGCAATTTCACCAAGATCCCCAACGGCACCGGCGGCCTCGAAGATCGCATGCCGGTTCTGTGGACCAAGGGCGTCAACACCGGCCGCCTGACGATGAACGAGTTCGTCGCGGTGACCTCGACCAACATCGCCAAGATCCTCAACATGTATCCGAAGAAAGGCGCCATCGTCGAAGGCGCAGATGCCGACATCATTGTCTGGGATCCCAAGCGCAAGAAGACGATCGCGGCCAAGACCCAGCAATCGGTCATCGATTACAACGTCTTCGAGGGCATCGAGGTGACGGGCCTGCCGCGCTTCGTCTTCACCCGTGGCGAACTGGCGATCCAGGAGCACGAGGTCAGGGCCAATCCCGGCCATGGCGAGTTCGTCGCCCGCGAGCCGCATGCCGCCGTCAACCGGGCGCTGTCGCAGTGGAAAGAGATCACTGCGCCGCGCAAAGTCGAACGCACAGGCATCCCGGCGACGGGCGTGTGA
- a CDS encoding Zn-dependent hydrolase produces MAAPGENLRINSDRLWDSLMEMAKIGPGIAGGNNRQTLTDEDGEGRHLFKKWCDEAGLDMGVDEMGTMFARREGTDPEALPVYVGSHLDTQPTGGKFDGVLGVLGGLEVIRSLNDLGIKTRHPIVVTNWTNEEGTRFAPAMLASGVFAGVLGQDWAYERKDAHGKLFGDELARIGWKGTEKVGARKMKAFFELHIEQGPILEDEDIEIGVVTHGQGLKWLQVTLTGRESHTGSTPMPKRRNAGLGMARVTELVHEIAMDYQPDAVGAVGHMEVYPNSRNIIAGRTVFTIDIRSPEKEVLDTMDARIREGIATICEALDISYEIEQVGHFDPVAFDKDCVKAVRDAAERLGYSHRDIVSGAGHDACWINRVAPTAMVFCPCVDGLSHNEAEEIYPEWAAAGCDVLFHAVVETAEIVE; encoded by the coding sequence ATGGCCGCCCCAGGCGAAAATCTGCGAATCAATTCAGACCGTTTGTGGGATTCGCTGATGGAAATGGCGAAGATCGGCCCCGGCATCGCCGGCGGCAACAATCGCCAGACGCTGACCGATGAGGACGGCGAGGGCCGTCATCTTTTCAAGAAGTGGTGCGACGAAGCCGGGCTCGACATGGGCGTCGACGAGATGGGCACCATGTTTGCCCGCCGCGAGGGCACCGATCCCGAGGCGTTGCCAGTCTATGTCGGCAGCCATCTCGACACGCAGCCGACGGGCGGCAAGTTCGATGGCGTGCTGGGCGTGCTCGGTGGCCTCGAAGTGATCCGCAGCCTCAACGACCTGGGCATCAAGACCAGGCATCCGATCGTGGTGACCAACTGGACCAACGAGGAAGGCACCCGCTTTGCGCCGGCCATGCTGGCGTCGGGCGTGTTTGCCGGCGTGCTCGGCCAGGACTGGGCCTATGAGCGCAAGGACGCGCATGGCAAGCTGTTCGGCGACGAGCTGGCGCGCATCGGCTGGAAGGGCACCGAGAAGGTCGGAGCCCGCAAGATGAAGGCCTTCTTCGAGCTGCATATCGAGCAGGGGCCGATCCTCGAGGACGAGGACATCGAGATCGGCGTGGTCACCCACGGCCAGGGCCTGAAGTGGCTGCAGGTGACGCTGACCGGCCGCGAGAGCCACACCGGCTCGACGCCGATGCCCAAGCGCCGTAACGCCGGCCTCGGCATGGCCAGGGTGACCGAACTGGTGCACGAGATCGCCATGGACTACCAGCCCGATGCCGTTGGCGCTGTCGGCCACATGGAGGTCTATCCGAACTCGCGCAATATCATCGCCGGCCGCACCGTCTTCACCATCGATATCCGCTCGCCGGAGAAGGAGGTGCTGGACACGATGGATGCGCGCATCCGCGAGGGCATCGCCACCATCTGCGAGGCGCTGGATATCTCCTACGAGATCGAGCAGGTCGGCCATTTCGATCCGGTCGCCTTCGACAAGGATTGCGTCAAGGCCGTGCGTGATGCCGCCGAACGGCTCGGCTACAGCCACCGCGACATCGTCTCGGGCGCCGGCCACGATGCCTGCTGGATCAACCGCGTGGCGCCGACGGCAATGGTGTTTTGTCCATGCGTCGACGGCTTGAGCCACAACGAAGCCGAGGAGATCTATCCGGAATGGGCCGCCGCCGGCTGCGACGTGCTGTTCCATGCCGTGGTCGAGACGGCGGAGATCGTCGAGTGA
- a CDS encoding aspartate aminotransferase family protein has translation MSDRLKVTPNDLSAFWMPFTSNRQFKQAPRMMVAAKDMHYTSSDGRKILDGTAGLWCVNAGHCRPKITEAIQKQAAELDYAPAFQMGHPIVFELANRLVDIAPEGMDHVFFTNSGSESVDTALKMAIAYQRVKGEGARTRLIGRERGYHGVNFGGISVGGIVTNRKMFGTLLGGVDHMPHTHLPAKNAFTKGEPEYGVELADELERIVTLHDASTIAAVIVEPVAGSTGVLIPPKGYLQRLRDICTKHGILLIFDEVITGFGRLGTPFAADYFGVVPDIITTAKGVSNGVIPMGAVFVKKEIHDAFMTGPEHLIEFFHGYTYSGNPIASAAALATLDTYKEEGLLTRGAELAPYWEEALHSLKGEPHVIDIRNIGLIGAIELQPIAGAPTKRAFSAFVKAFERGALIRTTGDIIALSPPLIITKGQINELIDHVREVLRMID, from the coding sequence ATGTCCGACAGGCTGAAAGTCACGCCTAACGATCTCAGTGCATTCTGGATGCCGTTCACCTCGAACCGGCAGTTCAAGCAGGCGCCACGCATGATGGTCGCCGCCAAGGACATGCACTACACGTCCAGCGACGGACGCAAAATCCTCGACGGCACCGCAGGCCTGTGGTGCGTCAATGCCGGCCACTGCCGGCCCAAGATCACCGAAGCGATCCAGAAGCAGGCCGCAGAGCTCGACTATGCGCCGGCCTTCCAGATGGGGCATCCGATCGTCTTCGAACTGGCCAACCGCCTCGTCGACATCGCGCCCGAAGGCATGGACCATGTGTTCTTCACCAATTCCGGTTCGGAATCGGTCGACACCGCGCTGAAGATGGCGATCGCCTACCAGCGCGTGAAGGGCGAGGGCGCGCGCACCCGCCTCATCGGCCGCGAGCGCGGCTATCACGGCGTCAATTTCGGCGGCATCTCGGTCGGCGGCATCGTCACCAACCGCAAGATGTTCGGCACGCTTCTGGGCGGCGTCGACCACATGCCGCATACCCACCTGCCGGCCAAGAACGCCTTCACCAAGGGCGAGCCGGAATATGGCGTCGAGCTGGCCGACGAGCTGGAGCGCATCGTCACCCTGCATGACGCCTCGACCATCGCTGCCGTCATCGTCGAGCCGGTCGCCGGCTCCACCGGCGTGCTGATCCCGCCGAAGGGCTATCTGCAGCGCCTGCGCGACATCTGCACCAAGCACGGCATCCTGTTGATCTTCGACGAGGTCATCACTGGTTTCGGCCGTCTCGGCACGCCGTTTGCGGCCGACTATTTCGGCGTCGTCCCCGACATCATCACCACTGCCAAGGGCGTGTCGAACGGCGTGATCCCGATGGGCGCGGTGTTCGTGAAGAAGGAAATCCACGACGCCTTCATGACTGGCCCGGAGCATCTCATCGAGTTCTTCCACGGCTACACCTATTCGGGCAACCCGATCGCCTCGGCCGCGGCACTTGCGACCCTCGACACCTACAAGGAAGAGGGGCTTCTCACCCGCGGCGCCGAACTTGCACCCTACTGGGAAGAGGCGCTGCATTCGCTGAAGGGCGAGCCGCATGTCATCGACATCCGCAACATCGGCCTGATCGGGGCGATCGAGCTTCAGCCGATTGCCGGCGCTCCGACCAAGCGTGCCTTCTCGGCCTTTGTGAAGGCGTTCGAGCGCGGCGCGCTGATCCGCACCACCGGCGACATCATCGCGCTGTCGCCGCCGCTCATCATCACCAAGGGCCAGATCAACGAGCTGATCGATCATGTCCGCGAAGTGCTAAGGATGATCGACTGA
- a CDS encoding TetR family transcriptional regulator C-terminal domain-containing protein: protein MEGSTPRGRTRIQQEKREVILEAALEVFSANGFRGSTIDQIAEAAGMSKPNLLYYFRRKEDIHETLMHRLLETWLAPLKEFDNIGDPMTELRSYIRRKLEMARDYPRESRLFANEILQGAPRIMPMLEGELKELVDEKVEVIKGWMRAGKIARTDPWHLIFAIWATTQHYADFDVQVRAVLGPNRGGDGRFEDAARFLEQLFLEGLRPKGD from the coding sequence ATGGAAGGCTCGACACCCCGCGGCCGCACCCGCATCCAGCAGGAGAAGCGAGAAGTCATTCTCGAAGCGGCACTCGAGGTGTTCTCGGCCAACGGCTTCCGCGGCTCGACCATCGACCAGATCGCCGAGGCGGCGGGCATGTCGAAACCCAATCTGCTCTATTATTTCCGCCGCAAGGAAGACATCCACGAAACGCTGATGCACCGGCTGCTGGAAACCTGGCTGGCGCCGCTGAAGGAGTTCGACAACATCGGCGACCCGATGACCGAGCTCAGGAGCTACATCAGGCGCAAGCTCGAAATGGCGCGCGACTATCCGCGCGAAAGCCGCCTCTTCGCCAACGAGATCCTGCAGGGTGCGCCGCGCATCATGCCGATGCTCGAAGGCGAACTGAAGGAACTGGTCGACGAAAAGGTCGAGGTCATCAAGGGGTGGATGCGGGCGGGCAAGATTGCCAGGACCGACCCCTGGCACCTGATCTTCGCCATCTGGGCGACGACCCAGCACTATGCCGACTTCGACGTCCAGGTCCGCGCCGTGCTTGGCCCGAACCGCGGCGGCGACGGCCGCTTCGAGGATGCAGCCCGATTTCTCGAACAGCTGTTCCTCGAGGGCCTCAGACCCAAGGGCGACTGA
- a CDS encoding EF-hand domain-containing protein, whose amino-acid sequence MTRLRLYARPSMALFATLVAVGGVGLAVSPATALPDLQAAFKQLDADGNGALSPDEFGGKLISKFARGATAAAEPPAEPKPDKAEPGLMFVMRVAPEAGSKPVALSVRVPAGEGPKQDRAGEFGKMDLDGDGRLNFSEFEAHHRALVDRAFAAVDADKDGFLSAREVGGDGDRPAVIAAFDRDADGRLSRDEFMAPRP is encoded by the coding sequence ATGACCAGACTTCGCCTCTACGCACGGCCCTCGATGGCCCTTTTCGCCACGCTCGTCGCGGTCGGCGGCGTCGGCCTCGCCGTGTCGCCGGCAACCGCGCTGCCCGACCTGCAGGCCGCGTTCAAGCAGCTGGACGCCGACGGCAATGGCGCGCTCAGCCCCGACGAGTTCGGCGGCAAGCTGATCAGCAAGTTCGCGCGCGGCGCAACCGCCGCAGCCGAGCCTCCGGCCGAGCCGAAGCCCGACAAGGCCGAGCCCGGCCTGATGTTCGTCATGCGCGTTGCCCCCGAAGCGGGCAGCAAGCCGGTGGCTCTGTCGGTGCGCGTGCCCGCAGGCGAGGGGCCGAAACAGGATCGCGCCGGCGAATTCGGGAAGATGGACCTCGACGGCGACGGCCGGCTGAATTTCAGCGAGTTCGAAGCGCATCACCGCGCTCTTGTCGACAGGGCCTTTGCCGCGGTCGATGCCGACAAGGATGGTTTCCTGTCGGCCCGGGAAGTCGGCGGCGACGGCGATCGTCCCGCCGTGATCGCTGCCTTCGATCGCGATGCCGACGGCAGGCTCTCGCGCGACGAATTCATGGCGCCAAGGCCGTAG
- a CDS encoding DoxX family protein, translating into MFESDILALAVVGRLLLGGAFVFAGLRNIANSRLLSGMMTARGVPQARLVLWAGIVLQIVAGLMLAAGFHAVYAASALIVFLIAGTLMFNNFWDHQGADRAQRINGVVSNVALAGSFLLVIAAGN; encoded by the coding sequence ATGTTCGAAAGTGATATTTTGGCGCTGGCTGTCGTCGGCCGCCTCCTGCTCGGCGGCGCCTTCGTCTTTGCCGGCCTGCGCAACATCGCCAACTCAAGGCTTCTGTCGGGAATGATGACGGCGCGCGGTGTGCCGCAGGCTCGATTAGTGCTGTGGGCCGGCATCGTGCTGCAGATCGTTGCCGGACTGATGCTGGCGGCCGGCTTTCATGCGGTCTATGCGGCGTCGGCCCTGATCGTCTTCCTGATCGCCGGAACGCTGATGTTCAACAATTTCTGGGATCACCAGGGGGCGGATCGCGCCCAGCGAATCAACGGCGTGGTCAGCAATGTTGCGCTGGCGGGCAGTTTTCTCCTGGTGATCGCAGCGGGAAACTAA
- a CDS encoding carboxymuconolactone decarboxylase family protein, whose amino-acid sequence MKQRLNFFAAAPELMKQVVALNTAINECGLEHGLLHLIKLRASQINGCSYCVDMHNREAKQDGETEQRLWLVAAWKESPLFSDRERMAFAWTETVTNIADAGVPAELYAEALKHFSAEELVKLTLAVGMINTWNRLCVAFHALHPVAAAKAA is encoded by the coding sequence ATGAAGCAGAGGCTCAATTTCTTCGCCGCCGCGCCTGAACTGATGAAGCAGGTGGTGGCGCTGAACACGGCAATCAACGAATGCGGGCTGGAACACGGCCTGCTTCACCTGATCAAGCTCAGGGCGTCGCAGATCAACGGCTGCTCCTATTGCGTCGACATGCACAACCGCGAGGCCAAGCAGGATGGCGAGACTGAACAGCGCCTGTGGCTGGTCGCTGCCTGGAAGGAATCGCCGCTGTTCAGCGACCGCGAGCGCATGGCCTTTGCCTGGACCGAGACGGTGACCAACATCGCCGACGCCGGCGTGCCGGCCGAGCTTTATGCGGAAGCGCTCAAGCATTTCTCGGCCGAAGAGCTGGTCAAGCTCACGCTGGCGGTCGGCATGATCAACACCTGGAACCGGCTGTGCGTGGCTTTCCACGCCCTGCACCCCGTCGCGGCCGCCAAGGCCGCCTGA
- a CDS encoding Rrf2 family transcriptional regulator has product MKLGDGVEAAIHCAAMLAGVDGDGTLPGNAMAEAFGLSPSYLLKHLKALTAAKVLESVPGPNGGYRLARSADRITLLDIVLAIEGREPAFRCGEIRQKGNYALEPAAYVKPCGINVAMLKAERAYRTALGETRLSDIVADFTANTDQRIVAASCAFVASNQRPQNTRPKTQARG; this is encoded by the coding sequence ATGAAGCTTGGTGACGGCGTGGAGGCGGCGATCCATTGCGCGGCGATGCTGGCTGGCGTCGACGGCGACGGCACCCTGCCGGGCAATGCCATGGCGGAGGCTTTCGGCCTGTCGCCGAGCTATCTGCTCAAGCATCTCAAGGCGCTGACGGCGGCGAAGGTGCTGGAGTCGGTGCCGGGCCCCAATGGCGGCTACCGGCTGGCCCGGTCGGCCGACAGGATCACGCTGCTCGACATCGTGTTGGCGATCGAGGGCAGGGAACCGGCATTTCGCTGCGGCGAGATCAGGCAGAAGGGCAACTACGCACTCGAGCCTGCGGCCTATGTAAAACCCTGCGGCATCAATGTCGCCATGCTCAAGGCCGAGCGCGCCTATCGCACAGCACTCGGCGAGACGCGGCTCTCCGATATCGTCGCCGACTTCACCGCCAACACCGACCAGCGCATCGTCGCCGCCAGCTGCGCCTTCGTCGCGTCGAACCAGCGGCCGCAGAATACCCGACCCAAGACACAAGCAAGAGGATGA
- a CDS encoding AprI/Inh family metalloprotease inhibitor: protein MGAGILVAAGLLTGAALADDLKSLDLDTLDKAEVEDFLGKWEIRDESGDKRCDVVLKRDMTIGGMQIEVDPACAKVFPVMDDIAAWRLKEGWAIDLVDAVRQMRLRFEVPDVTYVAMQDIDGIFTIEQLPKD, encoded by the coding sequence ATGGGGGCGGGAATTCTGGTCGCGGCAGGCCTGCTGACCGGCGCGGCTCTGGCCGACGATCTCAAGTCACTGGACCTCGATACGCTCGACAAGGCCGAGGTCGAGGACTTTCTCGGCAAATGGGAAATCCGCGACGAGAGCGGCGACAAGCGCTGCGACGTCGTGCTCAAGCGCGACATGACCATCGGCGGCATGCAGATCGAGGTCGATCCGGCCTGCGCCAAGGTTTTCCCTGTCATGGACGACATCGCCGCCTGGCGCCTCAAAGAGGGCTGGGCGATCGATCTTGTCGATGCCGTCAGGCAGATGCGCCTGCGCTTCGAAGTGCCAGACGTTACCTATGTCGCCATGCAGGACATCGACGGCATCTTCACCATCGAACAGCTGCCGAAGGACTGA
- a CDS encoding nuclear transport factor 2 family protein, with protein sequence MGDRSEIVELALAWAGAIVSNDAVAIGGFMADDWIIVGPDGATAKADFLAQVASGDLTHDMMRSVGEPRVAIHGTMAVCTARVINSGHFRGRRFSADEWTTDVFVRHDMGWTCVLSHVTPAQGAPDPG encoded by the coding sequence ATGGGCGACAGGAGCGAGATCGTTGAACTCGCTCTTGCCTGGGCGGGTGCGATCGTCTCCAACGACGCTGTCGCCATTGGCGGCTTCATGGCCGACGATTGGATCATCGTCGGCCCCGACGGCGCGACCGCGAAGGCGGATTTTCTCGCGCAGGTGGCCTCCGGCGACCTCACTCACGACATGATGCGCAGCGTCGGCGAGCCCAGGGTGGCGATCCATGGCACGATGGCGGTCTGCACGGCGCGGGTGATCAACAGCGGCCACTTTCGCGGCCGGCGGTTCTCTGCCGACGAATGGACCACCGACGTCTTCGTCCGTCACGATATGGGCTGGACCTGCGTTCTCAGCCACGTGACGCCGGCGCAAGGTGCGCCCGATCCCGGCTGA
- the preA gene encoding NAD-dependent dihydropyrimidine dehydrogenase subunit PreA, with amino-acid sequence MADIRNNFVGIKSPNPFWLASAPPTDKAYNVVRAFKAGWGGVVWKTLGEEGPPVVNVNGPRYGAIWGADRRLLGLNNIELITDRDLQTNLREIKQTKMEWPDRAIVVSLMVPCVEEAWKAILPVVEETGADGIELNFGCPHGMSERGMGAAVGQVPEYIEMVVRWCKANTRMPVITKLTPNITDVRKPARAALAGGTDAVSLINTINSITGVDLDSFAPQPTIDGKGSHGGYCGPAVKPIAMNMVAEIARDPETAGLPISGIGGITTWRDAAEFMALGAGNVQVCTAAMTYGFKIVQEMIAGLENWMDEKGHKSLDDIVGRATPNVTDWQYLNLNYVAKAHIDQDACIKCGRCHIACEDTSHQAITSMLDGARHFEVIEEECVGCNLCVNVCPVEGCITMEPLAVGAMDKRTGKPVSPNYANWTTHPNNPMAKVAAE; translated from the coding sequence ATGGCAGACATTCGCAATAATTTCGTCGGCATCAAGTCGCCCAACCCGTTCTGGCTGGCGTCTGCGCCGCCGACCGACAAGGCCTACAACGTCGTCCGCGCCTTCAAGGCAGGCTGGGGCGGCGTGGTGTGGAAGACGCTTGGCGAGGAAGGCCCGCCCGTCGTCAACGTCAACGGTCCGCGCTATGGCGCGATCTGGGGCGCCGACCGGCGCCTGCTCGGCCTCAACAACATCGAGCTGATCACCGACCGCGACCTTCAGACCAATCTGCGCGAGATCAAGCAGACCAAGATGGAGTGGCCCGACCGGGCCATCGTCGTGTCGCTGATGGTGCCTTGCGTCGAGGAGGCCTGGAAGGCGATCCTGCCTGTGGTCGAGGAGACCGGCGCCGACGGCATCGAGCTCAATTTCGGCTGCCCGCACGGCATGTCGGAACGCGGCATGGGTGCGGCCGTCGGTCAGGTGCCCGAATATATCGAGATGGTGGTGCGCTGGTGCAAGGCAAACACCCGCATGCCCGTCATCACCAAGCTCACGCCCAACATCACCGACGTGCGCAAGCCGGCGCGGGCAGCACTTGCCGGCGGCACCGACGCGGTGTCGCTGATCAACACCATCAACTCGATCACAGGCGTCGATCTCGACAGCTTTGCGCCGCAGCCGACCATCGACGGCAAGGGCTCGCATGGCGGCTATTGCGGCCCGGCGGTCAAGCCGATCGCCATGAACATGGTGGCCGAGATCGCGCGCGATCCTGAAACCGCCGGCCTGCCGATCTCCGGCATCGGCGGCATCACCACCTGGCGCGATGCGGCCGAATTCATGGCGCTGGGCGCCGGCAACGTTCAGGTCTGCACGGCGGCCATGACCTATGGCTTCAAGATTGTGCAGGAGATGATCGCCGGTCTCGAAAACTGGATGGACGAGAAGGGCCACAAGTCGCTCGACGACATCGTCGGCCGCGCCACGCCCAATGTCACCGACTGGCAGTATCTCAACCTCAACTATGTCGCCAAGGCGCATATCGACCAGGACGCCTGCATCAAGTGCGGCCGCTGCCACATCGCCTGCGAGGACACCTCGCACCAGGCGATCACCAGCATGCTCGACGGCGCCAGGCATTTCGAGGTGATCGAAGAAGAGTGCGTCGGCTGCAATCTGTGCGTCAATGTCTGCCCGGTCGAGGGCTGCATCACCATGGAGCCGCTGGCCGTTGGCGCCATGGACAAGCGCACCGGCAAGCCTGTGTCGCCCAACTACGCCAACTGGACGACCCATCCCAACAACCCGATGGCCAAGGTGGCCGCGGAATAG